A portion of the Candidatus Zixiibacteriota bacterium genome contains these proteins:
- a CDS encoding ATP-binding protein yields MSKTYRLTLLSFSFLTLMVVGYSLTGSLNFVMSDFWFTSGLLLLILLSLIDQPHFSKDSNVFINSVMAGVSLLLVKDINRDFIFWVFFTVTLYLLLVSYILLWVRQKQLAEETKSIKFFSRLNREIGKPDVLFSAFFIWGAFKQFGVGSTEFNALFIYWVVFKIFNIPSLSRIIGDLFVSKKEDGVQNALGQIFGVQSKNTFLVKLFDFSSRTAKARIFDFVEFQYSTDKKVRKGLLLDTYLLNQVQWIKVLSNSQIENIFSNKVILKDHSLDVVYKLNEIPQNDFLKRFVGIVTDNSRINNIRFIYNSQIEVSEGQLLEVSVNGKNILYQIVEGITKIETLEQKNQTGLIIGEALQLGNWNQTKFQFEQFGWVPGINSPVFLASKISEPKIEKDEFVIGKIPNTNYPVTLNKTTAMSHHLAVIGVTGTGKSIFSRNLIREFIKDKDTKVICIDFTGEYIGKFTDLNPKHTIPIETSTQLFKDIDNIEKEIASNFNKDNDKSRKKKKEISLKMNEELKKFLEADDQLSIFELPHVENTSGVLTYTKTFFRILFHIAKTKNNFGKRVCLVLEEAHTIVPEWSFSGVSDKISQPLLNSIAQIALQGRKYNVGLLVIAQRTANVSKTILTQCNTIISFQEFDKTSSDFLANYFGQNIVGSLPKLKFRQAIAAGKAFRSSVPMIFEVPEIKEE; encoded by the coding sequence ATGAGTAAAACATATCGACTAACATTATTGTCTTTTTCTTTTTTAACTCTGATGGTAGTTGGCTATTCACTTACAGGTAGCTTAAACTTCGTAATGAGCGATTTTTGGTTTACTTCAGGACTGCTACTATTAATCCTATTATCATTAATTGATCAACCACATTTTTCTAAAGATTCCAATGTATTTATAAATTCAGTAATGGCAGGTGTTTCGTTACTACTAGTGAAAGATATAAATCGAGATTTTATTTTTTGGGTATTTTTCACAGTTACTTTATATCTTTTACTTGTTAGCTACATTTTACTTTGGGTAAGACAAAAACAACTTGCTGAAGAAACCAAATCAATTAAGTTCTTTTCAAGGCTTAATCGAGAAATAGGAAAACCAGATGTTCTATTCTCCGCTTTTTTTATTTGGGGGGCATTTAAACAGTTTGGTGTAGGCTCAACTGAATTCAATGCATTATTTATTTATTGGGTGGTTTTTAAAATTTTCAATATTCCTTCACTTTCTAGAATTATTGGAGATCTGTTTGTTTCAAAAAAAGAAGATGGTGTACAAAATGCACTTGGCCAAATATTTGGTGTTCAGTCAAAGAACACTTTTCTAGTAAAACTATTTGACTTTTCATCAAGAACAGCAAAGGCAAGAATTTTCGATTTTGTTGAATTTCAGTATTCAACAGATAAAAAAGTTAGAAAGGGATTGTTGCTAGATACTTACCTTCTAAATCAAGTGCAATGGATAAAAGTTTTATCAAATAGCCAAATTGAAAACATTTTTAGCAACAAAGTTATTCTGAAGGATCACAGTTTAGATGTTGTATACAAATTAAACGAAATACCGCAGAATGATTTCCTGAAAAGGTTTGTAGGTATAGTCACTGACAATAGCAGGATAAATAATATTAGATTTATATATAATTCACAGATAGAGGTTTCCGAGGGGCAATTATTAGAAGTGTCAGTAAATGGAAAGAACATACTTTATCAAATAGTGGAAGGGATTACAAAAATTGAAACGCTTGAGCAAAAAAATCAAACTGGGTTAATAATTGGTGAAGCATTACAGCTTGGCAATTGGAATCAAACAAAATTTCAGTTTGAACAATTTGGTTGGGTACCTGGTATTAATTCGCCTGTTTTTCTTGCGTCAAAAATTAGTGAACCTAAGATTGAGAAAGACGAATTTGTTATTGGCAAAATTCCAAATACTAACTATCCAGTAACTCTTAATAAAACCACAGCGATGTCACACCATCTTGCAGTTATTGGTGTTACTGGAACCGGGAAATCGATATTTTCCAGAAATCTTATAAGGGAATTTATAAAAGATAAAGATACTAAGGTTATATGTATTGACTTTACAGGTGAATATATTGGCAAATTCACAGATTTAAACCCAAAACATACTATTCCTATCGAAACATCCACGCAGTTATTTAAAGATATTGATAATATCGAAAAAGAAATAGCAAGCAATTTCAATAAAGATAATGATAAATCTCGTAAAAAGAAAAAAGAGATTTCCCTGAAGATGAATGAGGAATTAAAAAAATTCCTTGAAGCTGACGATCAACTTTCTATTTTTGAACTACCTCATGTCGAAAACACTTCAGGTGTATTAACTTACACAAAAACATTTTTCAGAATATTGTTCCATATCGCAAAGACAAAAAACAATTTCGGGAAAAGAGTTTGCTTAGTATTAGAAGAAGCTCATACAATTGTGCCAGAATGGAGCTTCTCAGGTGTGTCAGACAAAATTTCTCAGCCATTGTTAAATAGTATTGCACAAATAGCTTTACAAGGAAGAAAGTACAATGTAGGTCTTTTAGTTATCGCACAAAGAACAGCAAATGTATCTAAAACTATTCTAACTCAATGTAATACTATAATTTCTTTTCAGGAATTTGACAAAACAAGTAGTGACTTCCTTGCAAACTATTTTGGACAAAATATTGTTGGGAGTCTGCCAAAATTGAAATTTAGACAAGCTATTGCAGCTGGTAAAGCATTTAGATCTAGTGTTCCCATGATATTCGAAGTTCCTGAAATAAAAGAGGAATAA